DNA from Marinitoga sp. 38H-ov:
GTTGCTATTATAACTTTTAAATATAGTGATTATAAGAGGATATATTCTGTTTTAAAAGAATATACATCTAGATTATCAAAAATAATATCTAAAAATTTATAAAATTCTAAGGAGGGATTATAATGCCAAAAAAGAATATAGATAATATAGAAAACAAAGAGAAAGAATTAGATACTGATATGGAAAAATTAATGAACGAAATAGAAGAGTTAAAAAAACAACTCGAAGAAGAAAAAGATGAAAAGGAAAAAATAAAAGAAGAATATGAAAAGAAAATAGAAGAATATGAAAAAATAAAAAATTACGCAGTAAATTTAAAAGTGGATTTTGAAAATTATAAAGATATTGTACAAAAAGAAAAACTGAGAATAAAAAAGGAAGCAAAGGAAAATATTATTAAGCAAATACTTCCAATATATAAAAACTTTAGTATAGTTATGAATAATCAAGAAAATCTTGATATTTTTGCTAAAGGTGTAGAAATGGTATATAAATCGTTAGTTAAAACAATTGAAGATATAGGAATAGAATTTATAACGCCAAATAAAAATGATAAGTTTGATCCTTTTGAACATGAAGCTATAGAAAGGATTGAAACAGATGAGGTTGAAGAGTATCATGTATTTAGTTTAGAATCACCGGGAATAAAACTCGAAGGTAAAATATTAGAACCAGCTAAGGTAAAAGTAGCTATAAAACCTATAAAAAAAGAAGATAATGGAAATGATGATGTAACAAACGAAGAAAGGGGTGAATAGTATTGAACCAAAAAAAAGATTATTATAAAATATTAGGAGTTTCAAAAGACGCGTCTCCAGAAGAAATAAAAAAAGCATATAGACAATTAGTAAAAAAATGGCATCCAGATAGACATCAAGAGAATAAAAAAGAAGCAGAAGAAAAGTTTAAAGAAATTCAAGAGGCATATGAAGTATTAAGTGATCCTCAAAAGAAATCATTATACGATAGATTTGGATTTGTTCCAGAGAATGGTATGCCACCACCAAACCAAGGTGGAAGAGGAGGATTTGAAGATTTATTTGAAGATTTATTTGGTAATTTTGGCAACTTTGGAGATTCTGGAAGTCCTTTTTCTGATATTTTTGATATGTTCATGGGAGGAAGTTCGTCTTCCAAAAGAAGACAAAGAACCTCTAAACCGCCTGTAAAGGGTGAAGATAAATTCTTTTCTATTACTGTAGATTTAAAAGATGTATTAAATGATATAAAAAAACATATTGAATACGATAGATATACTGAATGTAAATCATGTAAAGGTACAGGTGCGAAAAATGGGACTAGTTTTACAACATGTCCTAGATGTAATGGTACTGGAACTATAAAAGAGGAAGAGAGAACATTTTTTGGTGTATTTGTAAGAAATTATCAATGTCCTACATGTAATGGTGAGGGTAGGATAATAAGTGAAAGATGTGATGTGTGTCATGGAAGTGGTAAGGTAATAATAAGGGAAAAAGTAGATATAAATATTCCAGCTGGTGTTGAGGATGGATATGCATTTAGGATACCTGGTAAAGGGAATGATGGTAAAAATGGTGGCCCCGCAGGAGATTTGATTATAAAGGTAAATGTTAAAAATCATCCAAGGTTTATTAGAAAAGGTAGCAATTTAGAAACTACAGTTGATATAGATTATATTCAAGCTTTATTAGGAGATACATTAGAGTTAAATTTATTAAATGGTAAAACGACATTAAAGATTCCTGAGGGAACAAACCCAGGTACAGTTCTTGTATTAAAAGGTCAAGGGTTGCCTGATTTTAGAACTGGTAAATATGGAGATTTATATGTTAAAATTAATGTTAAATTTAAGAAACCGGGATTGAGAGAAAGAAAATTATTAAAGGAAATTGCAAAACTTAAGAAATTGGGGGAATAAAAATTGGTAAAAAAAATTAAAAAAGAGGCGTTTAATTATTTTATTATTACTATTGGAACTATATTAACTGCTTTGGGTATAGTTTTGTTTCTTGATCCATTTTCAATTGTAGCTGGCGGAGTTAGTGGTTTAGCTATAGTTTTAAAAAGTTTATTTGGATGGTGGCTAGGTCTTCAAATGCTTGTGTATAATGTTTTCTTATTTACCTTAGGTTTTTGGCTATTGGGTATAGGATTTGGATTTAAAAGTATTTATGCGGCAGGACTTTTATCTGTTTTAATTGATTATTTTGAACAGGTTTTGCATTTAGATAAAATGATGAAAGAATTATTATTAAATAATAGTTATAATATGGATCCATTATTGATTAGTGCGATATATGGTGGAGTATTAACAGGAATAGGAATAGGACTGGTAATATGGAGAAATGCATCTACAGGTGGAACTGACATAATAGCATTAATTATCAATAAGTATTTTCATATATCCTCGGGGAAAGGGTTATTGTTAGTTGATTCTTTAGTTACAGCATCTGCATTTTTGATAAATCCTATTGTTCCAATGTATGGTGTTATAACAATATTTGTTACTTCTAAAATGATTGATACAGTAGTGGAAGGTTTTGAATCAACAAGAACAGTCTTTGTAATAAGTGAAAAATGTGATAAAATTAAAGAGAAAATATTAAAAGATTTAGATAGAGGTGTAACAATTATAGATGGAAAAGGTGGATATACTTTAAAAGAAAAAAATGTTTTAATGGTTGTATTAACTAGAAGAGAATTGGGTGAATTAAGAAGGATTATAAGAAATATTGATGAAAATGCTTTTGTTAACATATTACCAAATACAGAAACCTTAGGTTATGGATTTAAAAGATTAAGATAAATAAGGAGGATGAATTGTGGAAGACCCCAGTTATCAGCAGATAATTGTAATGATTGTAGAAATTATAGGATTGTTATTTCTATCGGCGTTTTTTTCAGCATCAGAAACTGCATTAACTTCAATGAGTAGATTGAAGGTAAAAGATTTAATTGAAAATGAAGATAATGAAAATGTGAGGGAAAAATTACATCATTTTTTGCAGCATCCTAATCAATTATTAACTACTATATTAGTAATGAATAATCTGGTAAATATTTTAGTATCATCGTTAACTACAGCTTTTATTATAGAGTTAGTACCTGGTAATACGGGTAGAGTTGTAGGTATAGTTACTGGATTATTAACATTAATTATTTTGATTTTTGGTGAGATAACCCCTAAAGTATATGCTAGAGAAAATACAGAAAAATTTTTTAATATAGTATTTCCTGTTATTTCATTTTTAACATATATATTAAAACCTATAGTATGGTTATTAGTCAATATTTCCAACTTTTTTATAAAACTATTTGGTGGGGAAAAAATTAGTGAGGCTCCGTTTATAACAGAAGATGAAATAATTAATTATCTTGATATTGGTCACGAAGAAGGTGTTATCGAAAAAGACGAAAAGTTTATTATGAAAAGAGGCCTTG
Protein-coding regions in this window:
- a CDS encoding nucleotide exchange factor GrpE yields the protein MPKKNIDNIENKEKELDTDMEKLMNEIEELKKQLEEEKDEKEKIKEEYEKKIEEYEKIKNYAVNLKVDFENYKDIVQKEKLRIKKEAKENIIKQILPIYKNFSIVMNNQENLDIFAKGVEMVYKSLVKTIEDIGIEFITPNKNDKFDPFEHEAIERIETDEVEEYHVFSLESPGIKLEGKILEPAKVKVAIKPIKKEDNGNDDVTNEERGE
- the dnaJ gene encoding molecular chaperone DnaJ, which codes for MVLNQKKDYYKILGVSKDASPEEIKKAYRQLVKKWHPDRHQENKKEAEEKFKEIQEAYEVLSDPQKKSLYDRFGFVPENGMPPPNQGGRGGFEDLFEDLFGNFGNFGDSGSPFSDIFDMFMGGSSSSKRRQRTSKPPVKGEDKFFSITVDLKDVLNDIKKHIEYDRYTECKSCKGTGAKNGTSFTTCPRCNGTGTIKEEERTFFGVFVRNYQCPTCNGEGRIISERCDVCHGSGKVIIREKVDINIPAGVEDGYAFRIPGKGNDGKNGGPAGDLIIKVNVKNHPRFIRKGSNLETTVDIDYIQALLGDTLELNLLNGKTTLKIPEGTNPGTVLVLKGQGLPDFRTGKYGDLYVKINVKFKKPGLRERKLLKEIAKLKKLGE
- a CDS encoding YitT family protein — translated: MVKKIKKEAFNYFIITIGTILTALGIVLFLDPFSIVAGGVSGLAIVLKSLFGWWLGLQMLVYNVFLFTLGFWLLGIGFGFKSIYAAGLLSVLIDYFEQVLHLDKMMKELLLNNSYNMDPLLISAIYGGVLTGIGIGLVIWRNASTGGTDIIALIINKYFHISSGKGLLLVDSLVTASAFLINPIVPMYGVITIFVTSKMIDTVVEGFESTRTVFVISEKCDKIKEKILKDLDRGVTIIDGKGGYTLKEKNVLMVVLTRRELGELRRIIRNIDENAFVNILPNTETLGYGFKRLR